A section of the Methanofollis sp. UBA420 genome encodes:
- a CDS encoding flavodoxin family protein → MKVVAFNGSPRKDGNTARLLVAVLTELEKEGIETELIHIGGKKVHGCTACAKCFENQDRKCVIDDDFVNDCIAKMAIADGIIIGSPTYFADVSTETKALIDRAGYVALANGGMFTRKAGAAVVAVRRAGAVRAYDTINHLFGISQMVTVGSSYWNIGIGLAPGDVEKDEEGLQTMQNLGKNMAWILKKIRA, encoded by the coding sequence ATGAAAGTCGTCGCATTCAACGGGAGTCCCAGGAAGGACGGGAACACCGCCCGCCTTCTGGTGGCCGTCCTCACAGAACTTGAGAAGGAAGGCATCGAGACCGAACTCATCCATATCGGCGGGAAAAAAGTTCACGGCTGCACAGCCTGTGCGAAATGTTTCGAGAACCAGGACAGGAAATGCGTCATCGATGACGACTTCGTCAATGACTGCATCGCGAAGATGGCAATCGCCGACGGGATCATCATCGGGTCGCCGACCTACTTCGCGGACGTCAGCACCGAGACGAAGGCCCTCATCGACCGCGCCGGCTATGTGGCCCTCGCCAATGGCGGCATGTTCACCCGGAAGGCTGGTGCGGCCGTCGTCGCCGTCCGCCGCGCCGGCGCCGTCCGTGCCTACGACACCATCAACCACCTCTTCGGGATCTCGCAGATGGTCACGGTCGGTTCGTCGTACTGGAATATCGGCATCGGGCTTGCGCCGGGCGACGTCGAGAAGGACGAGGAGGGCCTGCAGACGATGCAGAACCTGGGAAAGAACATGGCCTGGATCCTGAAGAAGATCCGGGCCTGA
- the nudC gene encoding NAD(+) diphosphatase — protein MTRTHFAAERLVFHPDSPSACPPCWILVRGGEVLCREDGSPILSSLPDGVDPMGAIPLGALDGVPFSALGTGTVPAPLRPVTLRDLFGRVDGETLAIAGRAVHLVRFDGESRFCGRCGGPTVWKEDEVAKVCTRCGGIVHPPVSPAVIILVRRGRDILFVRSPRFPPGRYSLVAGFVEPGETLEHAAAREVAEEAGVSIRGLRYAGSQPWPFPHSLMAGFFAEYAGGEARPDGVETEEARWFSPDALPDLPGKMSIAWALIERHLRDDSPDPPDPRG, from the coding sequence ATGACCAGAACGCACTTTGCCGCAGAACGCCTCGTATTCCACCCTGATAGCCCGTCCGCCTGCCCGCCCTGCTGGATTCTCGTCCGGGGAGGGGAGGTGCTCTGCCGTGAGGACGGGTCGCCCATCCTTTCGTCCCTGCCCGACGGCGTCGACCCTATGGGTGCCATCCCTCTCGGCGCCCTCGACGGCGTGCCCTTCTCCGCCCTCGGGACAGGGACCGTCCCGGCCCCTCTCAGGCCCGTCACCCTGCGCGATCTCTTCGGCCGCGTGGACGGGGAGACCCTGGCCATCGCGGGGAGGGCCGTCCACCTCGTTCGCTTCGACGGGGAGAGCCGTTTCTGCGGGAGGTGCGGAGGGCCGACTGTCTGGAAGGAGGACGAGGTGGCGAAGGTCTGCACGAGGTGTGGCGGGATCGTCCACCCGCCGGTGAGCCCCGCGGTGATCATTCTCGTCAGGCGGGGCCGGGATATCCTCTTCGTCCGTTCGCCCAGGTTCCCGCCCGGCCGCTACTCCCTCGTCGCCGGCTTCGTCGAGCCAGGCGAGACCCTCGAGCACGCCGCGGCGCGGGAGGTCGCGGAGGAGGCGGGCGTCTCCATCAGAGGCCTCCGCTATGCCGGGAGCCAGCCCTGGCCCTTCCCCCACTCCCTGATGGCCGGTTTCTTCGCCGAGTATGCAGGCGGCGAGGCGCGGCCGGACGGCGTGGAGACCGAGGAGGCGCGGTGGTTCTCCCCTGACGCACTGCCCGACCTCCCCGGCAAAATGAGCATTGCATGGGCCCTGATCGAGAGGCACCTCAGGGACGACTCCCCTGATCCCCCCGACCCGCGTGGGTGA